A genomic segment from Microtus pennsylvanicus isolate mMicPen1 chromosome 21, mMicPen1.hap1, whole genome shotgun sequence encodes:
- the Tcf23 gene encoding transcription factor 23 isoform X2, with product MSQEASGAPAMPRAGHGQTKAKARLLLGADRKRSRLSKTRQDLRDSTSWSNHRLSRATSAPRGTRAKGTAHGRSEACPENAARERTRVRTLRQAFLALQAALPAVPPDTKLSKLDVLVLATSYIAHLTRTLGHELPGPAWPPFLRGLRYLHPLKGNPVPKKKKKKKKKKKRKRKRKRKRKRKRKRKKKKKIPLSLCLFPMAPFSPHLT from the exons ATGTCACAGGAGGCCTCAGGGGCACCAGCAATGCCAAGAGCAGGGCATGGCCAGACTAAGGCCAAAGCACGGTTGCTTCTAGGTGCTGACAGGAAGAGGAGCCGCCTCAGCAAGACAAGGCAGGACCTACGGGACAGCACTAGCTGGAGTAATCACAGACTGAGCAGAGCCACCTCTGCCCCTCGAGGGACCAGAGCTAAGGGAACAGCTCATGGCAGG AGTGAAGCCTGCCCTGAGAACGCAGCACGGGAGCGGACCCGGGTGAGGACACTGCGCCAGGCCTTTTTGGCCCTGCAGGCTGCTTTGCCTGCCGTACCACCTGACACAAAGCTTTCCAAGCTGGATGTGCTGGTGCTGGCCACAAGCTACATAGCCCACCTCACCCGAACGCTCGGCCACGAGTTGCCTGGCCCTGCCTGGCCACCCTTCCTGCGTGGACTCCGGTACTTACACCCCCTCAAG ggaaaccctgtcccgaaaaagaagaagaagaagaagaagaagaagaagaggaagaggaagaggaagaggaagaggaagaggaagaggaaaagaaaaaagaaaaagaaaatacctttatCCCTATGTCTCTTCCCCATGGCTCCATTCTCTCCACACCTTACCTGA
- the Tcf23 gene encoding transcription factor 23 isoform X1, producing the protein MSQEASGAPAMPRAGHGQTKAKARLLLGADRKRSRLSKTRQDLRDSTSWSNHRLSRATSAPRGTRAKGTAHGRSEACPENAARERTRVRTLRQAFLALQAALPAVPPDTKLSKLDVLVLATSYIAHLTRTLGHELPGPAWPPFLRGLRYLHPLKKWPMRSRLYAGGLGCSGLNSTTATAASQRTRDEEVGSQVSVATDVLVADPVSPALGNK; encoded by the exons ATGTCACAGGAGGCCTCAGGGGCACCAGCAATGCCAAGAGCAGGGCATGGCCAGACTAAGGCCAAAGCACGGTTGCTTCTAGGTGCTGACAGGAAGAGGAGCCGCCTCAGCAAGACAAGGCAGGACCTACGGGACAGCACTAGCTGGAGTAATCACAGACTGAGCAGAGCCACCTCTGCCCCTCGAGGGACCAGAGCTAAGGGAACAGCTCATGGCAGG AGTGAAGCCTGCCCTGAGAACGCAGCACGGGAGCGGACCCGGGTGAGGACACTGCGCCAGGCCTTTTTGGCCCTGCAGGCTGCTTTGCCTGCCGTACCACCTGACACAAAGCTTTCCAAGCTGGATGTGCTGGTGCTGGCCACAAGCTACATAGCCCACCTCACCCGAACGCTCGGCCACGAGTTGCCTGGCCCTGCCTGGCCACCCTTCCTGCGTGGACTCCGGTACTTACACCCCCTCAAG AAGTGGCCCATGCGATCTCGTCTTTACGCAGGAGGCTTAGGATGCTCTGGCCTCAATTCCACCACAGCCACCGCTGCCAGCCAGAGAACCAGGGACGAAGAGGTGGGGTCCCAAGTCTCTGTAGCCACAGATGTTCTTGTCGCCGATCCAGTATCTCCAGCTCTTGGTAACAAATGA